In Fusarium oxysporum Fo47 chromosome XI, complete sequence, the following are encoded in one genomic region:
- a CDS encoding chaperonin 10-like protein translates to MSLITVYRGTRSGRVQEGTVLSPGPPKRHQVIVRITHSGLCGTDEHYKCQDMVLGHEGVGIVESIGNSVVTLKVGDRVGWGYCHGSCLNCEYCDQGQELYCEQRQFYGFDEFDQGSFATYATWNEHFLFRIPESIPSAEAAPLMCAGAAVYSALRSAGVQWHHRVGVLGLGGLGHLAVQYAAKMGCHVTTYSHSSGKEEAARNLGASDFQVLGDTSTSSHAVDCLLLTGSQQPDWSQALSLVRRGGVISAVTVDSSELRCSYGEVLMNAMRIQGSLPAAPTSNVRCSTFQRSME, encoded by the exons ATGTCATTAATCACCGTATATCGTGGAACCCGAAGTGGGAGGGTTCAAGAAGGCACGGTTCTATCGCCTGGTCCCCCAAAAAGGCATCAAGTCATAGTTCGCATCACTCATTCTGGTCTTTGTGGTACCGACGAGCACTACAAGTGTCAAGACATGGTTCTTGGTCACGAGGGAGTTGGCATAGTCGAGTCAATCGGCAATTCTGTAGTAACCCTAAAAGT CGGAGATCGAGTCGGTTGGGGTTACTGTCACGGTAGCTGTCTGAACTGCGAGTATTGcgatcaaggccaagagcTCTACTGCGAACAGCGACAGTTTTATGGCTTCGATGAATTCGATCAGGGCTCCTTCGCGACCTATGCAACTTGGAATGAGCACTTCCTCTTCCGTATCCCGGAAAGCATCCCGTCTGCAGAAGCAGCTCCTTTGATGTGCGCTGGAGCAGCCGTCTATTCCGCTCTACGCAGCGCAGGAGTCCAGTGGCATCATCGAGTGggtgttcttggcctcggTGGACTAGGCCACCTTGCTGTTCAGTATGCCGCCAAGATGGGATGCCATGTCACTACTTACTCGCACTCGTctggcaaagaagaagcagcaCGAAACCTGGGGGCCTCGGACTTCCAAGTGCTGGGAGATACTTCCACTTCTAGTCATGCCGTTGATTGTCTGCTTTTGACTGGTTCTCAGCAACCAGATTGGTCCCAAGCTCTGTCGCTGGTTCGACGGGGTGGCGTGATAAGTGCTGTTACTGTGGATTCATCGGAGCTGCGATGCTCATATGGGGAGGTTCTGATGAACGCGATGCGGATCCAGGGAAGCCTGCCTGCCGCCCCAACGTCCAACGTGAGATGCTCAACTTTTCAGCGCTCCATGGAATAA